A region from the Lolium perenne isolate Kyuss_39 chromosome 4, Kyuss_2.0, whole genome shotgun sequence genome encodes:
- the LOC139830466 gene encoding uncharacterized protein, whose translation MAKKCFGTVVAPLLLLSLAVGAHAVAAARTAPAGGTAEASLPAAAATESSASAGVAGTADAKNLFVGVGGMGDLPGFPAVGGGYGGGFGNNGAGVFTGVTGPLGGVGGGVGSVGPVGGVGGTGGVPFGGFAGGGAPFGGVGGGYGGGGAGGVTP comes from the coding sequence ATGGCCAAGAAGTGCTTTGGCACTGTCGTCGCACCCCTCCTCCTGCTCTCCCTCGCTGTAGGGGCGCACGCCGTGGCAGCGGCCAGGACCGCGCCTGCTGGGGGCACGGCGGAGGCCTCGCTTCCGGCCGCTGCCGCCACGGAGAGCAGCGCCAGTGCAGGAGTTGCGGGAACGGCGGACGCGAAGAACCTGTTCGTGGGAGTGGGAGGCATGGGGGACCTGCCGGGCTTTCCGGCCGTGGGCGGCGGCTACGGCGGGGGCTTCGGCAACAACGGCGCCGGCGTCTTCACCGGCGTCACGGGCCCGCTGGGAGGCGTCGGGGGCGGCGTGGGGAGCGTCGGGCCAGTCGGCGGCGTCGGTGGCACCGGAGGGGTCCCGTTTGGTGGgttcgccggcggcggcgccccGTTCGGCGGGGTCGGCGGCGGGTACGGCGGCGGAGGCGCCGGCGGCGTCACGCCTTGA
- the LOC127292323 gene encoding uncharacterized protein, producing the protein MAKKCFGTVAPLLLLTLAVAAHAVVAARTAPAGGAAEASLPAAAAAESGAGAGGAGAADAKNLFVGVGGMGDLPGLPAVGGGYGGGFSNNGAGVFTGVTGPLGGVGGGVGSVGPVGGVGGAGGIPFGGFAGGGSPFGGVGGGYGGGGAGGVTP; encoded by the coding sequence ATGGCCAAGAAGTGCTTTGGCACTGTCGCACCCCTCCTCCTGCTCACCCTCGCTGTAGCGGCACACGCCGTGGTGGCGGCCAGGACCGCGCCTGCTGGTGGTGCAGCTGAGGCCTCGCTTCCGGCCGCTGCCGCCGCAGAGAGCGGCGCCGGTGCAGGAGGCGCGGGAGCGGCGGACGCGAAGAACCTGTTCGTGGGCGTGGGAGGCATGGGGGACCTGCCGGGCCTCCCGGCCGTGGGCGGCGGCTACGGCGGGGGCTTCAGCAACAATGGCGCAGGCGTCTTCACCGGCGTCACGGGCCCGCTCGGCGgagtcggcggcggcgtggggaGCGTCGGACCAGTCGGAGGCGtcggtggcgccggagggatcccgTTCGGAGGGTTCGCCGGCGGCGGCTCCCCGTTCGGCGGGGTCGGAGGCGGGTACGGCGGCGGGGGCGCCGGCGGCGTCACACCTTAA